The Streptomyces sp. A2-16 sequence GGCCGGGGGCTGCTGCTGGTCTCCCAGTTCGCCCAGCGCTGGGGCACCCGGTTCGTGCCCGAGGGAAAGATCATCTGGGCCGAGCAGTCCCTGGAGGATCCGCCGGATTGACCCTTCACCCCGCATACCGTGGGAAAATGGTGCGATCCCGGCGGGGAGGCGGCAGCCATGAGCGACAGACCCGGCGACAGCGACTCCATCGACTACGCGGCCGTGTTCCAGGCACTGCCCGGCATGGTCGCGCTTCTCACGCCCGACCTGGTGTACGCGGACGTCAACGAGGAGTTCCTGCGCATGGCCGGCCGCCGGCGCGAGGAGGTCGTGGGCCGCTATCTCTTCGACGTCTTCCCGGACAACCCGAACGAGCCCTCGGCGACCGGCATGCGCAATCTGGCCGCCTCCCTGCGCCGGGTGCTGGAGACCGGGGAGCGCGACTCCATGGCCCTTCAGCGGTACGACGTCGAGGTGCCGGACCGGCCGGGGGTGTGGGAGGAGCGCTACTGGAGCCCCTGCAACGCCCCGCTGCTCGGGGCGGACGGCAAGGTCGAGCTGCTGGTGCACCGGGTCGAGGAGGTCACCGAGCTGATCCGGGCCCGCGGCGGCCCGAGCGGCGACCGGGACCGGGTCCTGGAGGCGGAGCTGTACACCCGCGCCCGCGAACTGCAGGAGGTCAACGAGCGCTTGCGGACGGCCCACGCCCGTGACCGCGAGGTCGCGCTGGCCCTCCAGGACGCGATGCTGCCCACCGGCCGCCAGACCGGCCGGCCGAGCCTGCACCCCAGGGCCGCCGTGCGCTACCGGCCCGCGGTCGGCGCGCTGCACGTGTGCGGGGACTGGTACGACCTGGTCGACCTGGTGGGCGGCCACCGCGTCGGCATCTCGGTCGGTGACGTGGTGGGCCACGGACTCGTGGCCGCGGGGGTGATGGGCCAGCTGCGCAGCGCCCTGAGCGCCGCCTCCCGGGTGGCCGAGGGCCCGGCACAGGCCCTGGACGTGCTGGGCCGCTACGCCCACGTGGTCGACGGAGCCGAGTCCGCCACCGCGGTCACCACCTTCATCGACCTCGACCACGGCACCATCGCCTACAGCAGCGCCGGCCACCCGCCACCGATGCTGGTGCATCCCGACGGACGGGTGGAGTGCCTGGACAAGGCGACCGACCCGCCCCTGGACGCCCGCCCCGACCCGATCCCCCGGCCGCAGGCCTCGACGACCTTCACCAGCGGAGCCACGCTCGCCCTGTACACGGACGGACTGGTGGAGCGGCGGGGCGAGGACATCGACACCGGGATCGCCCGGCTGGCCGACTCCCTCGCCCTGCACCGCGGGGACGACCCCGAGACCCTCGCCGACGCGGTCCTGCGGGAGCTCCTCCCGCCCGGTGGTGCCACGGACGACACGGCGCTGGTGATCGTACGGCTGTGAACAGGCCAAGGTCCGGTGCGAGCTGTCCTCGGCCCTGTTCCGGGGCCCGCCGCCTGCGCCTACACTGGCAGCCCCATCTCACGCCGGTTGACCAGCCAGAACGCGGAGTTGAGCCGTCCGCCCGACCGAGGAGCGCCCCCTCTTGTTCTACTATCTGCTCAAATACGTGCTGTTGGGGCCGTTGCTGAGACTGGTCTTCCGACCGCGAATAGAAGGCCTGGAGCACATCCCGGAGTCGGGTGCGGCCATCGTCGCCGGCAACCACCTCTCCTTCTCCGACCACTTCCTGATGCCCGCGGTGCTCACGCGGCGCATCACCTTCCTGGCGAAGGCCGAGTACTTCACCGGTCCCGGCCTCAAGGGCCGGCTGACCGCCTTCTTCTTCCGCAGCGCCGGGCAGATCCCGGTCGACCGCTCCGGCAAGGAAGCGGGCCAGGCCGCCATCCGCGAAGGGCTCGGCGTGCTGCGCAAGGACGAACTGCTCGGCATCTACCCGGAGGGCACCCGCTCCCACGACGGCCGCCTCTACAAGGGCAAGGTCGGTGTCGCCGTGATGGCGCTCAAGGCCCAGGCCCCGGTCATTCCCTGCGCGATGATCGGCACCTTCGAGGCACAGCCGCCCGGCAAGGTCATTCCCAACATCCACCCCGTGGTGATCCGCTTCGGCAAGCCGCTGGACTTCTCCCGCTACGCCGGGATGGAGAACGAGAAGGCGATCCTGCGGGCCATCACCGACGAGATCATGTACGCCATCCTGAAGCTGTCCGACCAGGAGTACGTCGACCAGTACGCGGCCGTGGTCAAGGCCGAGGAGGCAGCGGCCGCCAAGGAACGCAAGTTCCCTCGGCTGCCCCTCAGTTGACGTCTGCTGTCGGCAGAGGAGCGTGTCCCGGGGGGCCTCCCGACCGTAGGGTCACGGCATGACACGACGTGCTGTGGTGATCGGGGCGACGGGACAGATCGGGCGGGCGGCCGTGGCCGCGCTGACCGGGGACGGCTGGGCGGTGACGGCCGTCTCCCGGGGCGGCGGCCGGGACGAGGGCTGGCCCATGGAGGTGCGTACCGCGCGGGCCGACCGGGGCGACGACGCCGCCCTGGCCGCCGCGGTGGGCGAGGGCTGCGAGGTCCTGGTGGACGTGGTCGCCTACGGGCCCGCGGACGCACGGCAGCTGCTGTCGCTGGCCGACCGCGTGGGCTCGGCCGTGGTGATCTCCAGCGTGTCGGTGTACGAGGACGACAAGGGCCGCAGCTTCGACACCCAGGCCGAGCCGGAGGGCTTCCCCGAGTTCCCCGTGCGGGTGACGGAGGACCAGCGCACGATCGCGCCCGGCGAGGCCTCGTACAGCACCCGCAAGGCCGGCCTGGAGCGTGAACTCCTCGCCGCGGGCGACCGGTTGCCCACGACCTTGCTGCGCGCCGGAGCGATCCACGGACCGCACTGCCGGACCCCGCGCGAGCTGTACTTCGTCAAGCGCAACCTGGACGGCCGGCCTCGGCGCCTCCTGGCGTACGGCGGCAGGAGCCGCTTCCACCCGGCGAACGTCCACAACATCGCCGAACTCGTCCGGCTGGCAGCCGCGAAACCCGGCAGCAGGGCCCTGAACGCCGTGGACCCGGACGCCCCGACGGTGGCGGAGATCGCCGCCGCGATCGACTCGGTCATGGGCGTCGAGACGGAGAGCGTGCTGATCGACGGGCCGCCGCCCTCGCCGACCGTGGGGGACACACCGTGGTCGGTGCCGGTACCGGTCGTCTTCGACATGTCCGCCGCCGAACGGCAGCTGGGATACCGACCGGTGGTGGCGCGGTACCCGGACCGGCTGGCGGAGACCGTCGCCTTCATCGAGGGGCAACTGGCCGGACGGGACTGGAAGGAGGCGTATCCGAAGATGTTGCAGACCTACGGCGACCTCTTCGACTACGCGGCGGAGGACGCGTATCTCGACTCGCCCGGCGCATGAGAATCGGCGTATGAGAAAAGGCGGCCGGTGGCTCCGGCCGCCTTGTCCCGTGGTGTGTGCTTACGGCTTGGGCGTGGCGTGCGGGGTGCACGTCACGTCGGCCTTGTCCAGCTTGCCGGTGAGCAGGTAGGCGTCCACCCGCGGGTTGATGCACGGGTTGACCAGGCCGGTCACACCGTGGGAGCCCGCGTCCTTCTCGGTGATCAGGCGGGAGCCCTTGAAGCGCTTGTGCAGTTCGACGCCGCCCTCGTACGGGGTGGCCGCGTCACGCTCGGACTGCACGATCAGCACGCCGGGCAGGCCCTTGCCGGTGCGCACCTCGACCGGGGTCTGCTGCTTGACCGGCCAGGTGGCGCAGGGCAGGTTCAGCCAGGCGTTGGCCCAGGTCATGAACGGGTACTTCTTGTTGAGCGCGGTGTTGTCGCGGTCCCACTTCTTCCAGCTGGTGGGCCACTTGGCATCCGTGCACTCGACGGCCGTGTAGACGGCGTTGCCGTTCTCCGAGGAGATGTTGCCCGCGGTGTCCGTGAGGTCCGGGGCGGCCGCGTCGACGAGCGCCTGGGTGTCACCGGCGACGTACTTGCTGAACACCGTCGCCACCGGCACCCACGAGGAGTCGTAGTACGGGGCGCTCTGGAAGAAGCCGATCAGCTCGGCCGGGCCGACGACCCCGCCGATGGGGTTCTTCTTGGCGGTGGCGCGCAGTTCGAGCCATTTCGCCTGGACCGCGGCCCGGGTGGTGCCGAGGTGGAAGGCGGCGTCGTTGGCGGCGACCCAGTCCTCCCAGTCCTTCCAGCGGCCCTCGAAGGCGATGTCCTGGTCGAGGTTGGCCTCGTACCAGATCTTCTGCCGGGAGGGGTTCACCACGCTGTCGACGACCATGCGGCGCACGTGATCCGGGTACATCGTGCCGTAGACGGCGCCGATGTAGGTGCCGTAGGAGACGCCCAGGTAGTTGAGCTTCTTCTCGCCGAGCGCGGCACGGATGACGTCCAGGTCGCGCACGGTGTTGGGCGTGGTCATCTGCTGGAGCATCGCCTTGCCGGTGCGCTCGGCGCAGCCCTCGGCGTACTCACGGGCCAGCTTGCGCTGGGCGCGCTTGTCGGCCTCGCTGTCCGGCACCGGGTCCATCTTGGGCGCCTTCACGAACTCCTGCGGGTCCATGCAGGAGATGGGCGCGGAGTGACCGACGCCGCGCGGGTCGAAGCCCACGAAGTCGTACGCCTTGGCCGCGTTGGCCCAGATCGGGTTCTTGTTGGTGACGCGGAGCGGGAAGCGCATGCCGGAGCCGCCGGGTCCGCCCGGGTTGTAGACGAGGGCGCCCTGGCGCTCCGCCTTGGTGCCGGTGTTGCCGATGTGGTCGACGGCGAGCTTGATCTGCTTGCCGTTCGGCTTGGCGTAGTCCAGCGGCACGCTGACCCAGCCGCACTGGACCGGCTTCGCGATCCCCCAGTCGGCCGGGCAGTCCGCCCAGTCGATGCCGGCCTTCGCCGCGCGGGCGGCGGCGATCGCGGCACCGACGGTCTCGCGGTCCTTGCCGTGCCGACCGCTGTCGTGCGTGTTGGCGCCGGACGCGGGTGCCGCGACGGCACCGGATATGAGTGTGGCCGTGATGAGCACCCCGGCCGAACCGAGCGCGGTCGTCCGCCACTTCGGTCTCGTTTCCCTCAAGAGGGACCCCTCCCCGTACGTCGTTTCGATTCGTACGGGGATCCTCCAGGCTATGGAGACTCTGTGAACAGGGGGGTGGGGCCTTCTTTGCCAATCCGATAAACGGAAGAACTCGTTCGCTGGGCGGACTGATCGTCCAGGACCGTCAGGGCCCGGTCCAGGACCCGGCGCAGCCGCAGGGCGTCCGGGGCGACCGCGCTCACGAGGGCGGCGGGCCCGGCGAGCGGCATCAGCGCGGCGCCCTCGTCGAGCACCTGGGCCGTCACCGGCTCGTCCGCGAACTCGGGCCGCACGACGAGGAGTTGACCGACGGCACGGTGTCCCCCGAGCACCGCGGGACCGTCCCAGCCGCCGGGCGCCCCGGACCCGCAGGCCAGCTCCTGATCGAGCACGGTCCGTCCCGCGATCCGCACCACGAGCCGGCTGATCAGCCGCCCGGGCTCCTCCCCCGCCCGTCCGAGGACCTGCTCCTCGCGCAGCACGAGCCGGCCCGTCGCCGCGACGTCGATCCGCGTGGTGACACACAGCTCGCTGCCGCCCGCGGAGATCAACTGCTCGGGCAGCCAGCTCAGTTCGCCGCCGTCGGCGACGGTGAGCCGGACGTCGTAGCGGGCCTCGCCCTTGGCCTGCCCCGGCAGGGCGATGGTGGCGGCGGCCGAGCCGACATGGAGCCGGGCACCCTCCTGCACGTCGGCCGCCACGGTGAAGTGATCGCCGCCGAGGGGTCCGCTCATCGCGCCGACGAGCATGACCCGCGTCTGCGCACCGCTCCCCCGGGTCCGGCGCAGCGCCAGCGGCCCGTCGCTCTCCAGCACGGGCAGGGCCGTTCCGCCGCGCCCGTCGTCCCGCGCGACCATCCGCGCGGTGGCCCGCACCCCGGCCGCGGCCGACGTCACGGT is a genomic window containing:
- a CDS encoding SpoIIE family protein phosphatase, which codes for MSDRPGDSDSIDYAAVFQALPGMVALLTPDLVYADVNEEFLRMAGRRREEVVGRYLFDVFPDNPNEPSATGMRNLAASLRRVLETGERDSMALQRYDVEVPDRPGVWEERYWSPCNAPLLGADGKVELLVHRVEEVTELIRARGGPSGDRDRVLEAELYTRARELQEVNERLRTAHARDREVALALQDAMLPTGRQTGRPSLHPRAAVRYRPAVGALHVCGDWYDLVDLVGGHRVGISVGDVVGHGLVAAGVMGQLRSALSAASRVAEGPAQALDVLGRYAHVVDGAESATAVTTFIDLDHGTIAYSSAGHPPPMLVHPDGRVECLDKATDPPLDARPDPIPRPQASTTFTSGATLALYTDGLVERRGEDIDTGIARLADSLALHRGDDPETLADAVLRELLPPGGATDDTALVIVRL
- a CDS encoding lysophospholipid acyltransferase family protein, translated to MFYYLLKYVLLGPLLRLVFRPRIEGLEHIPESGAAIVAGNHLSFSDHFLMPAVLTRRITFLAKAEYFTGPGLKGRLTAFFFRSAGQIPVDRSGKEAGQAAIREGLGVLRKDELLGIYPEGTRSHDGRLYKGKVGVAVMALKAQAPVIPCAMIGTFEAQPPGKVIPNIHPVVIRFGKPLDFSRYAGMENEKAILRAITDEIMYAILKLSDQEYVDQYAAVVKAEEAAAAKERKFPRLPLS
- a CDS encoding NAD-dependent epimerase/dehydratase family protein, with the translated sequence MTRRAVVIGATGQIGRAAVAALTGDGWAVTAVSRGGGRDEGWPMEVRTARADRGDDAALAAAVGEGCEVLVDVVAYGPADARQLLSLADRVGSAVVISSVSVYEDDKGRSFDTQAEPEGFPEFPVRVTEDQRTIAPGEASYSTRKAGLERELLAAGDRLPTTLLRAGAIHGPHCRTPRELYFVKRNLDGRPRRLLAYGGRSRFHPANVHNIAELVRLAAAKPGSRALNAVDPDAPTVAEIAAAIDSVMGVETESVLIDGPPPSPTVGDTPWSVPVPVVFDMSAAERQLGYRPVVARYPDRLAETVAFIEGQLAGRDWKEAYPKMLQTYGDLFDYAAEDAYLDSPGA
- a CDS encoding alpha/beta hydrolase; the encoded protein is MRETRPKWRTTALGSAGVLITATLISGAVAAPASGANTHDSGRHGKDRETVGAAIAAARAAKAGIDWADCPADWGIAKPVQCGWVSVPLDYAKPNGKQIKLAVDHIGNTGTKAERQGALVYNPGGPGGSGMRFPLRVTNKNPIWANAAKAYDFVGFDPRGVGHSAPISCMDPQEFVKAPKMDPVPDSEADKRAQRKLAREYAEGCAERTGKAMLQQMTTPNTVRDLDVIRAALGEKKLNYLGVSYGTYIGAVYGTMYPDHVRRMVVDSVVNPSRQKIWYEANLDQDIAFEGRWKDWEDWVAANDAAFHLGTTRAAVQAKWLELRATAKKNPIGGVVGPAELIGFFQSAPYYDSSWVPVATVFSKYVAGDTQALVDAAAPDLTDTAGNISSENGNAVYTAVECTDAKWPTSWKKWDRDNTALNKKYPFMTWANAWLNLPCATWPVKQQTPVEVRTGKGLPGVLIVQSERDAATPYEGGVELHKRFKGSRLITEKDAGSHGVTGLVNPCINPRVDAYLLTGKLDKADVTCTPHATPKP
- a CDS encoding urease accessory protein UreD; its protein translation is MDGVTVTSAAAGVRATARMVARDDGRGGTALPVLESDGPLALRRTRGSGAQTRVMLVGAMSGPLGGDHFTVAADVQEGARLHVGSAAATIALPGQAKGEARYDVRLTVADGGELSWLPEQLISAGGSELCVTTRIDVAATGRLVLREEQVLGRAGEEPGRLISRLVVRIAGRTVLDQELACGSGAPGGWDGPAVLGGHRAVGQLLVVRPEFADEPVTAQVLDEGAALMPLAGPAALVSAVAPDALRLRRVLDRALTVLDDQSAQRTSSSVYRIGKEGPTPLFTESP